One window from the genome of Anser cygnoides isolate HZ-2024a breed goose chromosome 8, Taihu_goose_T2T_genome, whole genome shotgun sequence encodes:
- the DEPDC1 gene encoding DEP domain-containing protein 1A isoform X2, with protein sequence MEGEARPGPYRATRLWNEITRYFRAGMPLRKHRQRFKKHGSCFTASEAVDWLHEVLRSNSNFGPEVSRQQTVQLLRKFLKNHVIEDIKGRWGSEDLEDNGVLYRFPSTSPVKPLPSSCREKENLETFSRDKERLFKLPHLSRRTVKKHELLDPLENLEKTEPDITKENKEDALHRKEISQEYVQEIWRNIILIHLQTILGLPSLEEVLQPAQIVPEYVIYNMTNTSKHGVVILQNKSDLPHWVLSAMKCLAYWPRNNDMNQPTYSGFERDVFRTVADYFLNLPEPLLTFEYYELFVNILVMCGYITIPDLCSRKHSVRDETSDPQPSKILHLNSFKSTECLLLSLLRKEPEKKKKEYEVSRKWSAEELAVQKQCAEKLQQYKLTSEQGSADNLIGGSCQNLSGFRNEQDPALKFRTRCYSLERIGGTASSVSNKGESVVLRQTDVNTVLGTGNKNQSLPHEHKANSMLAFGFDNAYQNQNYGVKTVSASTLQDKELFDEYHRLKQICRSQSLLGSRNSKSCTSINIPVAEITVKPKSQLCEQRKPNTSVDIRTEVSDITVSKRLCKSTIELSEYSFTHSCMLTGTQNLLQPHLERIAVEALQICCLLLPPPNRRKMQLLMRMISRISENVDMPRLHDAMGTRSLMIQTFSRCVLCCAEEVDLDELLSTRLVSFLMDHQQEIFKVPTYLQVAVQDHIEYVRMAQGKYPREEICAILPTYSYCKQITPQEFEEQKVSTSQAAVAELLENIIKDKNLSVKDKKKKLKQFQKEYPLIYQNRFPATENEAMLFENKPTIKQPMLSLRKPKFRSLRY encoded by the exons ATGGAGGGCGaggcccgccccggcccctaCCGCGCCACCCGGCTG TGGAACGAAATCACCAGGTATTTCCGAGCGGGCATGCCCTTACGGAAGCACAGGCAGCGGTTCAAAAAGCACGGGAGCTGTTTCACTGCCTCGGAAGCCGTGGACTGGCTTCATGAAGTTCTGAGGAGCAACAGTAACTTCGGTCCTGAGGTTAGCAGGCAGCAGACTGTCCAGTTGTTAAGGAAGTTTCTCAAGAATCACGTAATTGAGGATATAAAAGGAAGATGGGGTTCTGAAGACTTAGAAGACAATGGTGTGCTATACAG ATTTCCTTCAACCTCTCCAGTTAAACCTCTACCGAGCTCTTGTCGAGAAAAAGAGAACTTGGAAACCTTCTCTAGAGACaaagaaaggctttttaaaCTGCCACACTTATCCAGGAGAACTGTTAAAAAACATGAATTACTGGACCCTCTG gaaaacttAGAAAAAACAGAACCAGATATAACAAAGGAGAACAAAGAAGATGCACTGCACAGGAAGGAAATAAGCCAGGAATATGTGCAAGAAATTTGGAGAAATATCATTCTAATACA ttTGCAAACCATTTTAGGCCTCCCATCTTTGGAGGAAGTTTTGCAGCCAGCACAGATAGTTCCTGAGTATGTCATATACAATATGACTAACACAAGCAAACATGGAGTTGTTATTTTACAGAACAAAtcag ATCTCCCTCACTGGGTGTTGTCAGCTATGAAATGCCTCGCATACT GGCCCAGAAATAATGACATGAACCAACCAACTTACAGTGGGTTTGAACGGGACGTATTCAGAACAGTTGCTGATTATTTTCTCAATCTCCCTGAACCATTACTTACTTTTGAATACTATGAACtctttgttaatattttag TTATGTGTGGCTACATCACAATTCCAGATCTATGCAGCAGAAAACATTCTGTCCGAGATGAAACAAGTGACCCACAACCTTCAAAAATTCTTCACTTGAACTCTTTCAAGTCAACTGAATGTCTTCTTCTAAGCCTACTTCGCAAAGAGcctgagaaaaagaagaaggaataTGAAGTTTCCAGGAAGTGGTCTGCAGAAGAGTTAGCTGTTCAAAAACAATGTGCAGAGAAATTGCAACAATATAAACTGACAAGCGAACAAGGCAGTGCTGATAATCTAATAGGAGGAAGCTGTCAAAATCTTTCAGGTTTCAGGAATGAACAAGATCCAGCTCTCAAGTTTAGGACAAGATGTTACTCTTTGGAAAGAATTGGAGGTACTGCCTCAAGTGTAAGTAATAAAGGAGAATCAGTTGTCCTCAGGCAAACTGATGTGAACACAGTCTTGGgcacaggaaataaaaaccaatCACTACCGCATGAGCATAAAGCCAACTCTATGTTAGCGTTTGGTTTTGATAACGCATACCAAAACCAAAATTACGGCGTGAAGACAGTGTCTGCCTCAACTCTTCAGGATAAAGAACTATTTGATGAATATCATAGATTAAAGCAAATATGCAGGTCTCAGAGTTTACTTGGCAGCAGGAACTCCAAAAGTTGTACTAGCATCAATATACCAGTTGCCGAAATCACAGTGAAGCCAAAGTCTCAACTCTGTGAGCAAAGAAAACCGAATACTTCAGTGGACATCAGGACTGAGGTTTCTGATATCACCGTCAGCAAGAGACTCTGCAAAAGTACCATAGAGCTCTCAGAATACTCTTTCACTCACTCTTGTATGTTGACTGGCACGCAAA ATCTCCTTCAGCCTCACTTAGAAAGAATTGCTGTTGAAGCACTGCAGATATGTTGTTTGTTGCTTCCACCACCAAATCGTAGAAAGATGCAGCTCCTTATGCGTATGATCTCTCGGATCAGTGAAAATGTTGATATGCCACGACTGCACGATGCGATGGGCACACGTTCTTTG ATGATACAGACTTTTTCTCGATGTGTGTTATGCTGTGCAGAAGAAGTTGATCTTGATGAGCTGCTTTCTACACGATTAGTTTCATTTCTAATGGACCACCagcaagaaatatttaaagtacCAACTTACCTGCAGGTTGCAGTGCAAGATCACATAGAATACGTGAGGATGGCTCAG ggCAAATATCCAAGGGAAGAAATTTGCGCCATACTGCCAACATACTCATACTGCAAACAAATAACTCCTCAGGAGTTTGAAGAACAAAAGGTTTCTACATCTCAAGCTGCAGTGGCAGAGCTGTTAGAGAACATTATCAAAGATAAGAACTTGTCTGTAAAAGACAAGAAGAAGAAGTTAAAGCAG TTTCAGAAGGAATATCCTCTGATCTACCAGAACAGATTTCCAGCTACAGAAAACGAAGCAATGCTGTTTGAGAACAAACCTACCATCAAACAACCAATGCTTAGCCTGAGAAAACCAAAATTTCGTAGCCTGAGATATTAA